The following coding sequences lie in one Metallumcola ferriviriculae genomic window:
- the tusB gene encoding sulfurtransferase complex subunit TusB, with amino-acid sequence MLTMLDKAPFSRPDYRQALKLAMGQDEGAVILIQDGVYAIKAAPEEYKEITNQVKEKGCKFFALDADLKARGISPDQAKAAGVEVVDFSGFLGLIFKYKKVY; translated from the coding sequence ATGCTCACCATGTTGGATAAGGCACCTTTTAGCCGACCGGATTACCGCCAGGCATTAAAACTGGCAATGGGTCAGGATGAGGGTGCGGTCATTCTGATACAGGACGGAGTATATGCTATTAAGGCAGCACCTGAGGAATATAAGGAAATTACTAACCAAGTTAAAGAAAAAGGCTGCAAGTTTTTCGCTTTGGACGCTGATTTAAAGGCCCGGGGTATATCCCCTGACCAAGCAAAGGCAGCGGGCGTTGAGGTTGTGGATTTTTCTGGTTTTTTAGGTCTTATTTTTAAATATAAAAAAGTTTACTAG
- a CDS encoding DsrE family protein, which produces MDKMLLFLKSAPYGSAAAVEAFRLAIGGPSLDVETVVVLADDGVFCVLPEQDPQDIEMKSLGQAYANLPDFDARLVVLDESLQERNIDAGDIIAGEVITRKQLDQLIAETEAVIKF; this is translated from the coding sequence ATGGATAAAATGCTACTTTTTTTAAAAAGTGCGCCGTATGGTTCGGCTGCTGCTGTAGAAGCTTTTCGATTGGCTATCGGAGGACCTAGCCTAGACGTGGAGACAGTAGTAGTACTGGCTGATGACGGTGTTTTTTGTGTCCTGCCGGAGCAAGACCCGCAGGACATAGAAATGAAATCTTTGGGGCAGGCCTACGCTAACCTGCCGGATTTTGATGCACGGTTGGTTGTCTTAGATGAGTCTTTACAAGAGCGCAACATTGACGCCGGGGATATCATTGCCGGAGAGGTAATAACCCGCAAGCAGCTGGATCAATTGATCGCGGAAACAGAAGCAGTCATTAAGTTTTAG
- a CDS encoding DsrE/DsrF/TusD sulfur relay family protein, with amino-acid sequence MAHLGMVLQTGPYTYENADTVVKLADTALAEGHEVSIFLYIDGVIAANKNIDTPDERNLNQLLQALADKGAAIAACGACSKFRGITDEAFADDIEMGSIVDFADMLMEVDAVINFAM; translated from the coding sequence CAGACAGGGCCCTATACTTATGAAAACGCTGACACTGTGGTAAAACTTGCTGATACAGCTTTGGCTGAAGGGCATGAAGTAAGTATTTTCCTTTACATCGATGGTGTAATAGCTGCCAACAAAAATATTGATACCCCTGATGAAAGAAATCTTAATCAGCTGTTACAAGCTCTTGCTGATAAGGGGGCAGCAATTGCAGCATGCGGCGCTTGTTCTAAGTTCCGCGGTATTACTGATGAAGCATTCGCTGATGATATTGAGATGGGCAGTATTGTGGATTTTGCAGATATGCTTATGGAAGTAGATGCAGTAATTAACTTTGCCATGTAG